A window from Primulina huaijiensis isolate GDHJ02 chromosome 13, ASM1229523v2, whole genome shotgun sequence encodes these proteins:
- the LOC140990866 gene encoding 1-(5-phosphoribosyl)-5-[(5-phosphoribosylamino)methylideneamino] imidazole-4-carboxamide isomerase, chloroplastic-like isoform X1 — MIRLLKQLKSCMLQATPLWNTKPTALVTPDGKQKLIHAAPRLLSRPPKLVIKCGVRFRPCIDIHKGKVKQIVGSTLQDSEEEDPNLITNFESDKLATEYAKMYRDDGLTGGHVIMLGADPLSISAAIEALHAYPGGLQVGGGINSSNALSYIDEGASHVIVTSYVFHNGEIDFERLKELASVVQKQRLVLDLSCRKKEDRYAIVTDRWQKFSDVFLDQKVLDILANYADEFLVHGVDVEGKRLGIDEELVALLGKYSPIPVTYAGGVTCISDLERIKIAGMGHVDVTVGSALDIFGGNLDYKDVVTWHSQQQAFIV; from the exons ATGATCAGGCTTTTGAAGCAATTGAAGTCGTGCATG CTTCAAGCAACTCCATTGTGGAACACTAAGCCCACCGCTCTGGTTACTCCTGATGGGAAGCAGAAATTGATCCATGCCGCTCCTCGTCTGCTCTCCA GACCTCCAAAACTAGTAATCAAATGTGGGGTTCGGTTTCGCCCTTGCATTGATATACACAAG GGAAAAGTGAAACAGATTGTTGGATCCACTCTTCAAGATTCTGAAGAAGAAGATCCGAATCTTATCACTAACTTTGAATCGGATAAGTTAGCAACAGAATATGCTAAAATGTACAGGGATGATGGGCTTACTGGTGGCCATGTCATCATGCTTGGAGCTGATCCGTTGAGCATATCAGCAGCCATTGAAGCGTTACATGCTTATCCTG GTGGTTTGCAAGTCGGAGGTGGTATCAATTCAAGTAATGCTTTGAGTTATATAGATGAAGGAGCAAGCCATGTTATTGTTACGTCT TACGTATTTCATAATGGAGAAATAGACTTCGAAAGGCTAAAGGAACTTGCCAGTGTTGTGCAAAAACAGAGACTTGTGTTGGATCTTAGTTGCAGAAAGAAG GAGGATAGATATGCAATTGTCACAGATAGATGGCAGAAGTTCAGCGATGTATTTCTTGATCAAAAAGTGTTGGATATCCTGGCCAATTACGCTGATGAGTTTCTGGTCCATGGAGTTGATGTTGAAGGCAAAAG GCTGGGAATTGATGAAGAGCTTGTGGCTTTGCTTGGCAAGTACTCACCG ATTCCGGTGACCTATGCTGGTGGAGTTACTTGCATTTCTGATTTAGAGAGGATCAAAATAGCAGGAATGGGACATGTTGATGTTACCGTCGGCAGTGCTTTGGATATTTTTGGGGGTAATTTGGATTACAAGGATGTAGTTACTTGGCATTCTCAGCAACAGGCCTTCATAGTTTGA
- the LOC140990866 gene encoding 1-(5-phosphoribosyl)-5-[(5-phosphoribosylamino)methylideneamino] imidazole-4-carboxamide isomerase, chloroplastic-like isoform X3 encodes MLQATPLWNTKPTALVTPDGKQKLIHAAPRLLSRPPKLVIKCGVRFRPCIDIHKGKVKQIVGSTLQDSEEEDPNLITNFESDKLATEYAKMYRDDGLTGGHVIMLGADPLSISAAIEALHAYPGGLQVGGGINSSNALSYIDEGASHVIVTSYVFHNGEIDFERLKELASVVQKQRLVLDLSCRKKEDRYAIVTDRWQKFSDVFLDQKVLDILANYADEFLVHGVDVEGKRLGIDEELVALLGKYSPIPVTYAGGVTCISDLERIKIAGMGHVDVTVGSALDIFGGNLDYKDVVTWHSQQQAFIV; translated from the exons ATG CTTCAAGCAACTCCATTGTGGAACACTAAGCCCACCGCTCTGGTTACTCCTGATGGGAAGCAGAAATTGATCCATGCCGCTCCTCGTCTGCTCTCCA GACCTCCAAAACTAGTAATCAAATGTGGGGTTCGGTTTCGCCCTTGCATTGATATACACAAG GGAAAAGTGAAACAGATTGTTGGATCCACTCTTCAAGATTCTGAAGAAGAAGATCCGAATCTTATCACTAACTTTGAATCGGATAAGTTAGCAACAGAATATGCTAAAATGTACAGGGATGATGGGCTTACTGGTGGCCATGTCATCATGCTTGGAGCTGATCCGTTGAGCATATCAGCAGCCATTGAAGCGTTACATGCTTATCCTG GTGGTTTGCAAGTCGGAGGTGGTATCAATTCAAGTAATGCTTTGAGTTATATAGATGAAGGAGCAAGCCATGTTATTGTTACGTCT TACGTATTTCATAATGGAGAAATAGACTTCGAAAGGCTAAAGGAACTTGCCAGTGTTGTGCAAAAACAGAGACTTGTGTTGGATCTTAGTTGCAGAAAGAAG GAGGATAGATATGCAATTGTCACAGATAGATGGCAGAAGTTCAGCGATGTATTTCTTGATCAAAAAGTGTTGGATATCCTGGCCAATTACGCTGATGAGTTTCTGGTCCATGGAGTTGATGTTGAAGGCAAAAG GCTGGGAATTGATGAAGAGCTTGTGGCTTTGCTTGGCAAGTACTCACCG ATTCCGGTGACCTATGCTGGTGGAGTTACTTGCATTTCTGATTTAGAGAGGATCAAAATAGCAGGAATGGGACATGTTGATGTTACCGTCGGCAGTGCTTTGGATATTTTTGGGGGTAATTTGGATTACAAGGATGTAGTTACTTGGCATTCTCAGCAACAGGCCTTCATAGTTTGA
- the LOC140990866 gene encoding 1-(5-phosphoribosyl)-5-[(5-phosphoribosylamino)methylideneamino] imidazole-4-carboxamide isomerase, chloroplastic-like isoform X2, translated as MSVQKLQATPLWNTKPTALVTPDGKQKLIHAAPRLLSRPPKLVIKCGVRFRPCIDIHKGKVKQIVGSTLQDSEEEDPNLITNFESDKLATEYAKMYRDDGLTGGHVIMLGADPLSISAAIEALHAYPGGLQVGGGINSSNALSYIDEGASHVIVTSYVFHNGEIDFERLKELASVVQKQRLVLDLSCRKKEDRYAIVTDRWQKFSDVFLDQKVLDILANYADEFLVHGVDVEGKRLGIDEELVALLGKYSPIPVTYAGGVTCISDLERIKIAGMGHVDVTVGSALDIFGGNLDYKDVVTWHSQQQAFIV; from the exons ATGAGTGTTCAAAAGCTTCAAGCAACTCCATTGTGGAACACTAAGCCCACCGCTCTGGTTACTCCTGATGGGAAGCAGAAATTGATCCATGCCGCTCCTCGTCTGCTCTCCA GACCTCCAAAACTAGTAATCAAATGTGGGGTTCGGTTTCGCCCTTGCATTGATATACACAAG GGAAAAGTGAAACAGATTGTTGGATCCACTCTTCAAGATTCTGAAGAAGAAGATCCGAATCTTATCACTAACTTTGAATCGGATAAGTTAGCAACAGAATATGCTAAAATGTACAGGGATGATGGGCTTACTGGTGGCCATGTCATCATGCTTGGAGCTGATCCGTTGAGCATATCAGCAGCCATTGAAGCGTTACATGCTTATCCTG GTGGTTTGCAAGTCGGAGGTGGTATCAATTCAAGTAATGCTTTGAGTTATATAGATGAAGGAGCAAGCCATGTTATTGTTACGTCT TACGTATTTCATAATGGAGAAATAGACTTCGAAAGGCTAAAGGAACTTGCCAGTGTTGTGCAAAAACAGAGACTTGTGTTGGATCTTAGTTGCAGAAAGAAG GAGGATAGATATGCAATTGTCACAGATAGATGGCAGAAGTTCAGCGATGTATTTCTTGATCAAAAAGTGTTGGATATCCTGGCCAATTACGCTGATGAGTTTCTGGTCCATGGAGTTGATGTTGAAGGCAAAAG GCTGGGAATTGATGAAGAGCTTGTGGCTTTGCTTGGCAAGTACTCACCG ATTCCGGTGACCTATGCTGGTGGAGTTACTTGCATTTCTGATTTAGAGAGGATCAAAATAGCAGGAATGGGACATGTTGATGTTACCGTCGGCAGTGCTTTGGATATTTTTGGGGGTAATTTGGATTACAAGGATGTAGTTACTTGGCATTCTCAGCAACAGGCCTTCATAGTTTGA
- the LOC140991303 gene encoding uncharacterized protein At1g66480-like, with product MGNLLVLQEKVVKVMKIDGQILEYKTPIKVHQVLSEFTHHAISDRLPVLKHMHPYAEMIRGHLYYLLPLPVSPPPVTKKQKEKKTVRFSDNLVDEIGQPTGVVRIKLVISKQELQKMLREGAVSVDEMITQVQRETKTKKIVSIEKENGRITSKGSLPDLESLQK from the coding sequence ATGGGAAACCTCTTAGTTCTCCAAGAAAAGGTTgtcaaagtgatgaaaatagATGGGCAAATCCTGGAATACAAAACCCCGATCAAAGTTCATCAAGTGCTATCAGAATTCACTCACCATGCAATTTCTGATCGACTTCCGGTACTAAAACACATGCATCCCTATGCAGAAATGATTCGAGGTCACTTGTACTATCTTCTTCCTCTACCCGTGTCACCCCCACCGGTTACGAAGAAGCAGAAGGAGAAGAAGACAGTTAGATTTTCTGATAATTTGGTGGATGAAATAGGGCAACCAACTGGGGTCGTGAGGATTAAACTCGTGATCAGCAAACAAGAGTTGCAGAAAATGCTAAGAGAAGGGGCAGTTTCGGTCGATGAGATGATAACTCAGGTGCAaagagaaacaaaaacaaagaaaattgtAAGCATTGAGAAAGAGAATGGTCGCATAACTTCAAAAGGATCGCTGCCAGACCTGGAAAGTTTACAGAAGTGA
- the LOC140991648 gene encoding alpha carbonic anhydrase 1, chloroplastic-like → MAARVALFSLTLTLLIVNSFATYTLQAADQPLQFTYSGATGPEKWGSLNPKFSLCATGESQSPINIVEDQAVVNKNLKPLLRAYHPVNGTLTDVRFTVVVEYPEDSGWMIVDGKKYALKQMHWHSPSEHRINGKRFAAELHMVHVSEDGRVAVLGYLFKYGHPDPILGQIHKKLNELAYEESAQLKLVPFHPAVLKENPRKYYKYIGSFSAPPCTENVIYIIVGKVRSISRDQVQALKAPLDIQCKNNARPYQPLNGRHVELYDKK, encoded by the exons ATGGCGGCTCGTGTAGCTTTGTTCAGCCTTACACTCACTCTGCTCATTGTCAACTCATTTGCTACTTACACACTGC AGGCTGCTGACCAGCCACTTCAGTTCACATACTCTGGAGCCACAGGCCCCGAGAAATGGGGAAGCCTTAATCCGAAATTCTCCTTATGTGCAACTGGGGAATCCCAATCACCAATCAATATTGTAGAAGACCAAGCAGTTGTGAACAAGAACTTGAAGCCATTGCTCAGAGCATACCATCCTGTAAATGGTACTCTGACTGATGTTAGATTCACTGTTGTG GTAGAGTACCCAGAGGATTCGGGGTGGATGATTGTAGATGGCAAGAAGTATGCCTTGAAACAGATGCATTGGCATTCTCCTTCTGAGCATAGAATTAATGGAAAGCG ATTTGCGGCTGAGCTTCATATGGTGCACGTTTCCGAAGATGGAAGAGTTGCAGTGCTCGGATACCTTTTCAAATATGGACATCCCGATCCCATTCTTGGGCAG ATACATAAGAAATTGAACGAACTGGCATACGAAGAATCAGCACAGCTTAAGCTGGTCCCGTTTCACCCGGCTGTGTTGAAGGAAAATCCTCGCAAGTATTACAAATACATTGGCTCCTTCAGTGCTCCTCCTTGCACGGAAAATGTAATCTATATCATCGTTGGAAAG GTGAGATCAATTTCGAGAGATCAAGTACAAGCACTCAAGGCACCATTGGATATACAATGCAAGAACAATGCCAGGCCTTATCAGCCTCTCAACGGAAGACACGTGGAGCTATACGATAAAAAGTAG
- the LOC140991304 gene encoding uncharacterized protein, which produces MPQLDIETFVTAWTGGGNDRKISCETLADTAGDDEAEDYAADVMPDFPSGSFWLSKDAEYDWFDRNAFYESKESTEGYAKNSNPNPSFNSTSQKLSAKFMSKASILRLPKAQDAAFVDTKRRTCKPVNIRLFPKRFASSGKSSVSVEEPGSPKVSCMGRVRSKRRRQRLDSLRKGEKPVEKEKTGFYARIMSLLSFRKVIRKPEHSGIRKVMKAVEEEPVAAVEPRRKSVSVKVGERVGAEIVAEPPGLGGMKRFSSGRRPETRQPSF; this is translated from the coding sequence ATGCCTCAACTCGATATCGAAACCTTCGTTACTGCCTGGACAGGAGGAGGCAACGATCGCAAAATCTCCTGCGAAACACTGGCAGACACCGCCGGGGACGACGAAGCTGAAGATTACGCCGCCGATGTGATGCCGGACTTTCCATCGGGATCATTTTGGCTGTCGAAGGACGCGGAATACGATTGGTTCGATCGCAATGCGTTTTACGAGTCGAAAGAATCCACCGAAGGCTACGCGAAAAACTCAAATCCGAACCCAAGCTTTAACTCAACTTCTCAGAAATTATCTGCGAAGTTCATGTCTAAAGCGTCGATTCTCCGATTGCCCAAGGCTCAGGACGCCGCTTTTGTTGATACCAAAAGGAGGACGTGTAAACCAGTCAATATAAGGCTGTTTCCGAAACGGTTCGCGTCATCGGGGAAGTCCTCGGTGTCAGTAGAAGAACCGGGTTCTCCGAAGGTTTCTTGCATGGGGAGAGTGAGATCTAAGCGCCGCCGGCAGAGGTTGGATTCGTTGAGAAAGGGAGAAAAACCGGTGGAAAAGGAGAAAACCGGGTTCTATGCGAGAATAATGAGCCTGTTAAGTTTCAGAAAGGTTATTAGGAAACCAGAGCATTCCGGGATCAGGAAGGTAATGAAAGCTGTGGAGGAAGAGCCAGTGGCGGCGGTTGAACCCCGACGGAAGAGTGTGAGTGTGAAAGTGGGAGAAAGAGTTGGTGCTGAAATAGTGGCGGAGCCCCCTGGTCTAGGAGGTATGAAACGGTTCTCGTCAGGGCGGCGGCCGGAGACTAGACAGCCTAGTTTCTAA
- the LOC140956286 gene encoding uncharacterized protein, which produces MGCVSSRQTKKEAEEQNLHRKEDDTKHLVSLTSSTYGVLNLETESQQQKQESQHQIIQKCRKDAKTSPPREEPVEIINTWELMKGLEEEVPVCVKAMISPKSSLLLRGFLDINKISPLKFLNQMSSPRKFKRFGGKENKGRVNGAGSLENSPKMAFKECNKSMDNCMVSSPNGNRFCGSGEVILAKRSLGQVFCPKVVASVEKDVSEEKLDIKKITSTSSTPTSQIGRNYSQDSDTLFDMYDKKCPPGGENAVILYTTTLRGIRKTFEDCNATRSIIESYHVRIFERDISLHSPFKEELRALMGTKEVKLPLVFVKGRMIGGVDEVVRLDEEGKLDILLHGIPRKTIRCRRCAGIRFLMCKECKGSSKILGEDGKKSLKCKECNENGLILCPLCL; this is translated from the coding sequence ATGGGTTGTGTTTCCTCGAGACAAACCAAGAAAGAAGCAGAAGAACAAAATCTTCACAGGAAAGAGGATGAcaccaaacatctagtgtctcTCACTTCAAGCACTTACGGTGTCTTGAATCTTGAGACTGAAAGTCAACAGCAGAAGCAAGAATCGCAGCATCAGATCATTCAAAAATGTCGGAAGGATGCGAAGACATCGCCACCTCGCGAAGAGCCTGTAGAGATTATTAATACATGGGAGCTTATGAAGGGTCTTGAAGAAGAAGTGCCGGTTTGTGTTAAAGCCATGATAAGCCCAAAATCGAGTCTTCTTTTGCGCGGTTTTTTGGATATTAATAAAATCAGTCCTCTGAAGTTTTTGAATCAAATGAGTTCTCCAAGAAAATTTAAAAGGTTTGGTGGAAAGGAGAATAAGGGGAGAGTTAATGGTGCAGGGTCATTGGAAAATAGCCCAAAAATGGCGTTCAAAGAATGCAATAAATCGATGGATAATTGTATGGTGTCATCTCCAAATGGTAATAGATTTTGTGGTTCTGGAGAGGTGATTTTGGCAAAGAGGAGTTTAGGCCAAGTTTTTTGTCCTAAAGTTGTCGCATCAGTTGAGAAAGATGTCTCTGAAGAGAAACTAGATATCAAGAAGATCACTTCAACTTCGTCGACACCGACCTCACAAATTGGAAGAAATTACTCCCAAGATTCGGATACCCTTTTTGATATGTACGACAAAAAATGCCCACCAGGCGGCGAAAATGCTGTTATATTATACACAACCACGTTGAGGGGTATTAGGAAGACGTTTGAAGATTGCAACGCCACTCGATCAATCATCGAATCATACCATGTTCGGATATTTGAACGCGACATATCTTTGCATTCACCATTTAAGGAAGAACTAAGAGCGCTAATGGGCACCAAGGAAGTTAAATTGCCATTAGTTTTTGTGAAGGGGAGAATGATAGGTGGGGTTGATGAAGTGGTCCGGTTGGATGAGGAGGGAAAATTGGACATTTTACTGCATGGGATCCCGAGGAAGACCATTCGGTGTCGGAGGTGTGCCGGGATCCGGTTTTTGATGTGTAAAGAGTGCAAAGGGAGTAGTAAGATTTTGGGTGAAGATGGGAAGAAGAGCTTGAAGTGTAAAGAATGTAATGAGAATGGACTGATTTTATGTCCATTATGTCTTTAA
- the LOC140991381 gene encoding heterogeneous nuclear ribonucleoprotein Q-like has product MPRTRATAGATRSTEHEKPVETEEQVELGADNDMEDTLEEEVEYEEVEEEVEEEEVEEEEEVEEEVEEEDDDDEGMENDEGDDDMEKEHADLLALPPHGSEVYIGGISQDTSENDLKRFCESVGEVTEVRIMKGKDSNENKGYAFVTFRTKELASKAIKELNSTELKGKKLRCSSSQAKHKLFIGNVPRNWGEEDMKKVVKKVGPGTVSIELLKDPQNSSRNRGFAFIEYYNHACAEYSRQRMSNPDFKLDDNAPTVSWADPRSAEMSSSQVKAVYVKNLPKNVTQDQLKELFEHHGKISKIVLPPAKPGQEKSRYGFVHFVERSSAMKALKNTEKYEIDGQVIECSLAKPQADQKNAGVSNSQKAAILPTYPPHVGYGLIGSPYGAVGAGYAGANFAQPLIYGRGATPGMAMMPMLLPDGRIGYVLQQPGVQPLTPPPQQRGVGGGRSSSAGGSSSGSRRGGDRGHGHGRGRSRYNPY; this is encoded by the exons ATGCCAAGGACAAGAGCCACTGCTGGAGCTACTAGATCTACTGAACATGAGAAGCCGGTTGAGACCGAAGAGCAGGTTGAACTTGGTGCTGACAATGACATGGAGGATACATTGGAAGAAGAGGTTGAGTATGAAGAAGTAGAGGAGGAAGTGGAGGAGGAAGAAgtggaagaagaggaagaagtgGAAGAGGAGGTTGAGGAAGAGGACGACGACGACGAAGGCATGGAAAATGATGAAGGGGACGATGACATGGAGAAAGAGCATGCTGACCTTCTCGCACTTCCTCCACATGGTTCAGAGGTGTATATTGGTGGAATTTCTCAAGATACTTCTGAAAATGACCTGAAGCGATTTTGTGAATCTGTTGGAGAAGTTACggag GTGAGGATAATGAAGGGAAAGGACTCAAATGAAAACAAGGGATATGCATTTGTAACTTTCAGGACCAAGGAATTAGCTTCCAAGGCTATCAAGGAGCTTAATAGTACTGAATTGAAG GGAAAAAAATTGAGATGTTCTTCATCTCAAGCAAAACATAAGCTGTTTATTGGTAATGTGCCCAGAAACTGGGGAGAGGAAGATATGAAGAAGGTTGTGAAAAAAGTAGGGCCTGGGACTGTCTCCATTGAGCTTTTAAAG GATCCACAAAATTCAAGTCGGAATCGTGGATTTGCATTCATTGAGTATTATAATCATGCTTGTGCTGAATATTCTAGACAGAGGATGTCAAATCCTGATTTTAAGCTTGATGACAATGCTCCAACTGTGAGCTGGGCCGATCCCAGAAGTGCAGAAATGTCGTCTTCCCAG GTCAAAGCAGTATATGTGAAGAACTTGCCGAAAAATGTTACACAAGATCAGCTTAAGGAGTTGTTTGAACATCAtggaaaaatttcaaaaatagttCTTCCTCCTGCAAAGCCAGGACAAGAGAAAAGCAGATATGGTTTTGTTCATTTCGTGGAAAGATCAAGTGCCATGAAAGCTCTGAAGAACACGGAGAAATATGAGATTGATG GTCAAGTTATAGAATGCTCACTGGCAAAGCCACAGGCGGATCAGAAAAATGCTGGGGTATCAAATTCACAGAAGGCAGCTATACTTCCAACCTACCCACCTCATGTTGGATATGGTTTGATTGGATCCCCCTATGGCGCTGTAGGTGCTGGATATGCTGGTGCAAACTTTGCTCAA CCCTTAATCTACGGAAGGGGAGCTACCCCTGGCATGGCTATGATGCCTATGCTTTTGCCTGATGGAAGGATTGGATATGTTCT GCAACAACCTGGAGTACAACCACTCACACCACCGCCACAGCAAAGAGGCGTCGGCGGCGGCAGAAGCAGTAGTGCAGGTGGAAGCTCGAGTGGCAGTCGACGTGGTGGTGACCGCGGGCACGGGCACGGGCGTGGGCGCAGTAGGTACAATCCATATTGA
- the LOC140991305 gene encoding uncharacterized protein → MANSEGFPVADVQRELNPGLDKNFQVDPISSDVAASKEIQEQIEGTKKATEQENKDAMQSFKTSIIVSGIIVVVVGAVFAIAKKLREK, encoded by the exons ATGGCAAACTCGGAGGGATTTCCAGTTGCTGATGTCCAGAGAGAACTGAACCCAGGTCTGGATAAGAATTTTCAAGTTGATCCCATTTCATCAGACGTCGCTGCCTCTAAAGAAATCCAG GAACAAATTGAAGGGACGAAAAAGGCAACAGAACAAGAAAATAAGGATGCAATGCAAAGTTTTAAAACTTCAATAATCGTTTCGGGCATCATCGTGGTTGTGGTTGGAGCTGTGTTTGCCATAGCCAAGAAACTCAGAGAGAAATGA
- the LOC140956379 gene encoding uncharacterized protein produces MRRRIPGMNLHCFERKFFRFPPPLTPIQLPSPMETHLWYVKPCEVRSESLLSQYWDILSPCEKETVLGMRGDELRKSALLSRALVRTTIARYQMNSQVSPQSLKFQKNSYGKPEVDWGFSDDCQPPPVHFNISHTSSLVACGVTINSQIGIDVEEKHRSIKHSILSFAKRYFSEHEVQFLASLTDPEVQRQEFIKLWTLKEAYVKALGRGFSAAPFKTFTIRFNGATGETIHRLKDLKSEASEIAVDSIDDPSNHTSHWQFLLLELAGSHYAAICTEKHSATEGKRDTPVKLTVWKTIPLSEDEQVSGTDNVKTIHGL; encoded by the exons ATGCGAAGAAGGATTCCCGGAATGAATTTACATTGCTTCGAACGAAAATTCTTTCGCTTTCCTCCTCCTTTGACTCCAATCCAGCTCCCTTCTCCGAT GGAGACTCATTTATGGTATGTGAAACCTTGTGAAGTGAGGAGTGAATCATTGTTAAGTCAGTATTGGGATATTCTATCTCCATGTGAGAAGGAGACCGTGTTGGGAATGAGAGGAGATGAGCTGAGGAAGAGTGCGCTGTTATCGCGTGCCTTGGTTCGGACCACTATAGCCAGAT ATCAGATGAATTCACAAGTTAGTCCCCAATCACTGAAATTCCAAAAAAACTCTTATGGAAAGCCCGAG GTAGATTGGGGTTTTAGCGATGACTGTCAGCCACCTCCGGTGCATTTCAATATCTCACACACGTCGTCTTTGGTAGCTTGTGGAGTGACCATCAATTCTCAA ATTGGTATTGATGTGGAAGAAAAGCACCGGAGTATCAAACATAGTATTTTGTCTTTTGCTAAGCGATATTTCTCGGAACATGAAGTTCAATTTTTAGCTTCTCTTACTGACCCGGAAGTCCAGCGCCAGGAGTTTATCAAGCTGTGGACACTCAAG GAGGCATATGTCAAAGCATTAGGGAGGGGTTTTTCTGCCGCACCTTTCAAAACATTCACCATTCGCTTTAATGGTGCAACTGGTGAAACCATTCATAGACTGAAGGATTTAAAATCTGAG GCTTCTGAAATAGCTGTGGATTCTATTGATGACCCCTCCAACCATACAAGCCATTGGCAATTTTTGCTCTTGGAGTTGGCTGGTTCTCATTATGCAGCGATCTGCACTGAGAAGCACAGTGCGACTGAAG GAAAAAGAGACACTCCTGTAAAGTTGACAGTGTGGAAGACAATTCCATTATCAGAAGATGAACAGGTTTCTGGAACAGACAATGTTAAAACTATCCATGGCTTGTAA
- the LOC140991307 gene encoding auxin-responsive protein SAUR22-like → MKRLAKKVRSFRNAGEPESSHSECLLRYNVDGGSSPTATTSPSTTGTFAVYVGEDRQRFMVPTSYLNHPLFKMMLEKAYNEFGFDQRNGLVVPCSVATFREVMSVVGCCNGRFDLGELVEEFI, encoded by the coding sequence ATGAAGAGACTAGCCAAGAAAGTTAGATCATTCCGCAATGCCGGCGAACCCGAATCATCACATTCCGAGTGTCTCCTAAGGTATAATGTCGATGGAGGATCATCCCCTACCGCCACCACGAGTCCCTCTACCACCGGAACTTTTGCCGTGTACGTAGGCGAAGATAGGCAAAGATTCATGGTGCCGACCAGCTATCTCAACCACCCTTTGTTCAAAATGATGTTAGAGAAGGCCTACAACGAGTTCGGGTTCGACCAGAGAAACGGCCTAGTGGTACCATGTAGTGTCGCTACATTCCGAGAAGTGATGAGCGTTGTGGGGTGCTGCAACGGGAGATTCGATCTCGGAGAGTTGGTCGAGGAGTTCATCTAA
- the LOC140991009 gene encoding caffeoylshikimate esterase-like, giving the protein MENQMDSFKYEEEFIVNSRGVKLFTCRWLPANEEPKALIFLCHGYAMECSISMRGCATRLVKAGYEVHGIDCEGHGKSSGLLGLISNFDDLVDDLSEHFTNISEKKENRKKMRILMGESMGGAMVLRLHRKKPEYWDGGVLIAPMCKIAEEMRPSPLVIKVLSSLARVIPSWKITPTPDIVDAAFRDPQVVKEVRSNPYTYKGRPRLQTSYQLFTVSTDLEKWLAEVSMSFIVLHGEEDKVTDPSVSKLLYESARSSDKTFKLYPGMWHSLSYGELPENLDIVFSDIGKWLDDKFFARSSARYEEEQKLANDRNAIELKHD; this is encoded by the exons ATG GAGAATCAAATGGACAGTTTCAAATATGAGGAG GAATTTATCGTGAATTCGAGAGGAGTGAAGCTTTTCACGTGCAGATGGTTACCTGCAAACGAAGAGCCAAAAGCTCTGATTTTCTTGTGCCATGGATATGCCATGGAGTGCAGCATCTCGATGAGAG GATGCGCCACCCGACTGGTGAAAGCGGGATACGAGGTACATGGTATCGATTGCGAAGGCCATGGAAAGTCATCTGGTTTACTGGGATTAATCTCCAATTTCGACGATCTTGTTGATGATCTCTCCGAGCACTTCACAAATATCTCTG AAAAGAAAGAGAATAGAAAAAAGATGAGAATATTAATGGGAGAATCAATGGGAGGGGCCATGGTGCTACGTTTACACAGGAAGAAGCCTGAGTATTGGGATGGTGGCGTCCTCATTGCCCCAATGTGTAAG ATTGCGGAAGAAATGAGGCCAAGCCCATTGGTTATCAAAGTACTGTcttctctggccagagtaatCCCCAGTTGGAAAATCACCCCAACTCCAGACATTGTCGATGCTGCCTTCAGGGATCCCCAAGTGGTAAAAGAG GTGAGGTCCAACCCATACACGTACAAAGGCCGACCACGTTTACAAACTAGCTACCAACTATTTACAGTCAGTACGGATTTGGAGAAATGGCTTGCTGAG GTTTCTATGTCATTCATTGTTCTACATGGAGAAGAAGATAAGGTGACGGATCCATCCGTGAGCAAGCTCTTGTACGAATCGGCCCGGTCTTCGGACAAGACATTCAAGTTGTATCCCGGCATGTGGCATTCTTTGTCCTATGGCGAATTGCCGGAGAATCTTGACATTGTATTCTCCGACATTGGCAAGTGGTTGGACGACAAGTTCTTTGCCCGCAGCAGCGCCCGATATGAGGAGGAACAGAAGCTTGCTAATGATCGTAACGCAATCGAGCTCAAACACGATTGA